CACGCTCATACGCTATACGCAGGAAGAGATAACAATAACCGGTTCAGGCGATTATGTCATTGACCTGATCCTTCTCCCTGCATATTATGATGAAGGTCTGAATGAAGCCGAGTTCACCGAGCTCGATGAACTTGCCGACCTTGCAGAAGATGAAAGCAGTAACTCATTCTCATACGGCACTCTGTCCCTCCTGATACTGACAGCCCTGGCATTTGCTGCGGGTACATACCTGCTGTCAGTACGACGTAAGGCCAGTCCTGTACTGGCTGAAGATGATATCAGTCCTGCTGATGAGACAATCCCTGATATTAATGCCGGATATACTGGCCTGCCTGATGACCTGCGGGAAATGGTAAGCGTAATCTCCCGTAACGGTGGCCGCATTACCCAGAAGGATCTCAGAGGGGCCCTGAAACATTCGGAAGCAAAGGTCAGCCTGATGATATCCGACCTTGAGGACCGCGGGGTTGTACGGAAATTCAAAAAAGGCAGGGGAAATGTCGTATTCCTGGTACATCCCGAAGAGAATGGTGCTGAGCGTATTCAGCCTGAAGGGACAAACCAAAATATATAACTGTATTTGATGCCTAAGGATACAGAAATCATCAGAGTATCTTATCGACTCTTACGAGGTATATATGCGAGTTTCTATGGACCTTGAACTGAAAGACATCCCGGGGCAATTAGTCCTTGCACTGAAGCCCGTTTCTGAATTTAAGGGCAATCTCATATCTGTCGTGCATCATCATGAGAAGAGGACGCCCCGCGGCAAGATCCCTGTGCAGCTTGTGTTCGAGATCAAGTCCGATCACCTTGACAACATAATCTCCCTCCTGGAGGAAAGCGGGATCAGCGTGGTGAGCGTAGACGAGAAGAGATATCTTGAGCACGGTGCAGTGATACTTATAGGCCACATAGTACACACTGACATCAAGGATACCATTGATAAGATCGATAATACAGGGTATGCGGAAGTTGTTGACCTGAATCTGGCGATGCCGCGTATAAACAGGCCTTCCTCAGCCTCCCTGAAGATCGATGCTGTGAGCAAACAGCATATGAGCGCTGCGATAGAATTGCTGAAATCCATTGCAAAGGAGAAGGATCTGCTGGTCATAGAGCCTATAGGTGTCAACTGAGGGTGATATAATGAAAACGATACGTGCATCAATAATAGGTTTCGGGGCTGTGGGTCAGGGTGTTGCAAAGGTGCTTCTTGACAAGCGTGACTACCTGCGCGGCATCGGCATAGATATGAAAGTGATCGCCATAGCGGATTCGAGGACAGCGGTCGTTGACGCTCAGGGTGTGGACCTTGCATCTGCACTGTCCAGGAAAAAAGAAACAGGCGCAGTGGGGAGCGATACCATTTCCGGTACTGAGATAATAAGGACCGTGGACCATGAGCTGGTGATAGAGACCACCCCTACGAACATCGAGACAGGTGGCGTGGGACTTGTCAATATGATGGCCGCCTTTGAGAGAGGTATGGATGTCGTGACGTCCAACAAGGGCCCCCTTGCTCTCAAATATGGTGAGGTGATGGCGGCAGCTAAGAGCTCAGGATCTTACTGCAGGTTCGAAGCCACCGTGGGCGGTGCGATGCCTGTCATCAACCTTGCATGTGATGTGCTTGCAGGTAACAGAATGATCAGTATGGAAGGCATTTTCAATGGAACCTGCAACTATATCCTCAGCCGCATGATGGAGGAACAAGCCCCTTACGAGCAGATGCTGGCCGAGGCACAGGAACTCGGGATAGCTGAAAAGGATCCTTCATATGATGTTGAAGGTATTGACACAGCATCCAAGCTTGTGATAGTCGCCAATTCCATCTTCGGCATGAACGTTTCTTATAAAGATGTAACAGTGACCGGTATCACCAGGATAACTCCCGAGGCGCTCTCACTTGCGAACGCCGACGGCTTTGCCATCAAGCTCATAGGCGAGGTTAACGACAGCAGGATCAACGTCGCACCCAAACTGGTGCCGCTGAGCCATCCACTTGCAGTGGGAGGCACACTTAATGTGTTCTCAGTACAGACCGATCTCGCAGGTCCCATAACCATCACAGGAAGGGGCGCAGGCTCAATAGAGACAGCCAGTGCCATCCTGAGCGATATCATCAGCATCTACAGGAACTAAGGTTAACTGATCGACATGACAAGCTTCAGGGAATTTGCACAGGCCTGTAAGGTGATAGAGGCGACCCCGGGCTCCCTGGAGATGACCTCACAGGTTGCAGAACTGCTGAAAAAGGTAAGCCCTGAGGAACTTCCAATTGTCACTCACTTTGTCATGGGTGAAGTGTTCCCTGCATGGAGCTCCCAGGAAGTGGGCGTAGGCGCAGGCATCCTGTATGCCGCGCTTGCCAGGTCTTCCGGGCTTTCGGTTGGTGATATCGAGAACCTTGTTAAGGAAACGGGAGATATTGGCAGGACCGCAGTGAAAGCACTGGCACGGAAATCAAAGGGCCAGGCAACGTTCTCATCATTCCTCGAGGAAGCCCCTGAGCTTTCCCTCCATGAGGTCTTTGAGCGTTTCCAGGCCATTTCCAGATCGTCCGGTAAGGGTTCCCAGACATCCAAAATCAAGAACCTGCAGTATCTTTTCAACTGCTCAGGCTCCGAAGAGGTCGGGTATATCGCCAGGCTTGCCGTGGAGGACCTCAGGATAGGGGTCGGTGAAGGTATTGTGCGCGATGCCATAGCCTCTGCGTTCAATGTTCCGGTGGTTTCCGTGGAGCGCGCCTTCATGCTCACCAATGACATGGGACTTGTAGCTTCCACAGCCCGGGAGGGAGGGACCGAAGCTGTGGAGGGACTTGGTCTTCAGCTGAACCGCCCTATCAGGATGATGCTTGCGCAGATCGCTCCCACCATCGAGTCAGCTATTGCGGAAGTAGGCGAAGCGGCCATCGAGTGGAAGTTCGACGGTGCAAGGGTCCAGATCCATAAGGATGGCGACAGGGTGACCCTGTACTCCCGCAAGCTTGAGGACATCAGCAGTTCCCTGCCTGATATTGCTGCATCTATCAGGAAATATGTTCATGCGGACTCGGCCATTCTTGACGGGGAGGCGGTTGCCCTGGATGAAAGGGGCCATCCCCGTGCCTTCCAGGACATACTCAGGCGCCTGAGGCGAAAATACGAGGTTGACTCCACTGCAAAGGAAATCCCTTTATCGATCAACATCTTTGATATAATGTACCTCAATGGGGAGGATCTGATAGATCTGCCTTTGATAAGGAGAAGGGAAATGCTTGAAAACTGTGTGGAGAACGGCGATTCCATTAGTGTGGACAGGCAAGTGCTTACCAGTAATTATGAGGAGATCAGTGTGATCTATACTGAGGCTCTCAAGGCAGGTCATGAGGGTATCATGATCAAGAATCCCCAGTCCCCTTACTCTCCCGGGAAGCGGGGTAAGAACTGGCTCAAAAAGAAACCTGTCATGGAGACCCTGGATCTGGTTGTAATAGGTGCCGAATGGGGTTATGGGAAGCGTACAAGCTTCATGGGGTCTTTCGCCCTCGCCTGCCATGATCCCAGGACGGGACGCTTCCTGCCGGTGGGAAAGGTGGCTACCGGATTCTCGGACGAGCAGCTGGCTGAACTCACGGCCATCTTCTCGGATCTCATAGTAATGGAATCGGGTATCAGGATAGAGCTCAAACCCCAGGTCATCTTTGAAGTTGCCTTCGAGGAGATACAGAAGAGCACCAATTACGAATCCGGTTATGCTCTCCGCTTCCCCCGGCTTGTGAATGTGCGGGACGACAAGTCCCTGGAGGATGTTGAGACCCTGGGCAGGCTTGAAGAGATGTACCGCCTGCAAAGGGAAAGGGGAATCGGCCCCGATACTGCATAAGAGGCGGTAGACCATGAGAGGTGGCAAATGAATACAAAGTTGATAACAAAGCTGATAACACTTACTCTTATATCAGGTTTCCTGATCCTTGCCGGCTGCCTGGAGAACCTGTATGAAAGGGATACATCCGTAAGCGATATAGAGCCTGGTGTAACGATAGTCTATATAGACAACTTCTCTTTCAATCCCGACTCCGTGACAATAGCAGAGGGTGAAACTGTAAGGTGGATAAGCAATGATACTGCCGCATCAGTCATAAGCGGCAGCTCATTCCAGTCGCCTGCTCTCAGAAGGGGTGACAGCTATAATGTCACTTTCAATTCCCGTGGGACCTACAACTATTACCTGCTCTCACATCCCTGGACAGGGAGCGGGATTGTTATCGTGGAATAACGCTTTCTTTCATCTCGTGCCTCCCTCAGGCACAACGATTATTTTCTTTAAGGATTAATAAATATCCGGTTTAAAGGACATCATTGAGGAGTGGATATACTGACAGCTGTTGCCCTGATGACTGTAATGGCTCCTGTAGTCGTTCTATTGAGCATCATAGCTTATTTCACGCTGATGCCAGAGGAGTACAGGCTGGGTATAAGACTACGTGATCGTGGAACGTCTATGAATGTCGTTTCCGAGATGCTTCCTTATCTCGTACTGGTCTCTCTTGTATACATATTTGCCAAGTCCCAGGAGACCATCACAGCTGCCCTCGGGATAACTCCCACTCTGAGGTTAGCTGAGATTATTCTTTTACTGGAAGGCAGCACTGTTAGTGCATTCCAGACCATAGCAAGTCCTGCACTGACATATTTCAGTGCCTTCATCTACCTGTTCGGTTTCTCGTTCCTGCTAATCTTCACTTTCGTGGCTCTTATATGCAGCGGTAAGGTATCTGCACTGCAGGAATATGCAATTGCCATAACGGTGGCTTATGTAGTTGCTTTCCCTTTCCAGGTACTGGCTCCGGTAAAGGTCACGGGTTATACACTTCCCAATGTGGTTCCCCTGCTTTATCAGTTGAGCCCTGTGATACTGGAAGGCTTAAGGAGCGTTGACCCGTATTTCGACAATTGCTTCCCGAGCCTGCACGCTGCGCTTTCCATCATAGCGATGCTGCTCGTTGTGCTGAGGACGGACCTGAGGAAATATAAAATAGTTGCTGTCCTGCTGACAATTGCCATACAGTTCACTATCTTCTACCTGGGCATACACTGGATAACGGATTTCTTTGGAGGGCTGCTGCTGGCAGCCATAAGTTATGCTATTGCAGTCAGGTACAGGGACAGGATAGTAAGGACGATAAAAGCGGTCAGGAATACAGCACATCCTTCTTCGGAGTGAGGCCTGTCCGCAGGAAATTTAAAATGAAAGGAATCCCGCAAAGGCCTGAAGAATTGACTGCCTCTCCCGCAAAGAACCTGGACCCCCAGCTTTACATCCTTTCCGTTTCCAAATTCTTTAAGGATCTGGGCACAGGAATGCTTGCCTTCCTGATCCCTCTCTACATAGTAGACCTCTACAGCCCTTTCTTCGGATCGACTCCCGTTGTGGTGAAGGCAGGCATCGTCGCAACAGCCTATGGCATTTCCAACAGCATTTCACAGCCTTTTATGGGAAAGCTGTCCGATAGTCTCGATCGCAGGAAAGTATTTGTCCTTGCAGGCATGGCAGGTTTCACGATCCTGTCATTCATATATGCAAACACCAGCCGGTTCGAATATGTGGTCTTCTTTCGATTTGTGCAGGGGATAACCGTAGGTGCGGCAGTTCCTGCAATTTTGGCGATGATAACACACTTTTCCACAAGCAGGACCCGAGGAAAGGCTATCGGGATATATTCTTCCCTGAGGGGACTGGGCTTTGGCAGCGGTCCCATCGTGGCGGGTGCTGTGGTGAACTACTACGGGTTCGGAACAGCTTTTTACGTGTGTGCTTCTCTGGGTATCCTGAGCACGTTCCTGGTCCTTTTCTTTGTACGTGAAACACATGGCAGTGCAGAGAAGAATGTATCTTCCGGTGTATCGGTCTCAAGGGACCCGCAGTTCTTCGTCCTTGCCCTTGCAATGTTCATGATGATGGTGGGCATAATGATCATATTCGCTTTCCTGCCGGAATACAAGCTAAGACTGGGCGCAAGCGAGCTTTCCTTAAGCATTGCGGTGTCTGCCTA
This DNA window, taken from Methanolobus chelungpuianus, encodes the following:
- a CDS encoding amino acid-binding protein, whose product is MRVSMDLELKDIPGQLVLALKPVSEFKGNLISVVHHHEKRTPRGKIPVQLVFEIKSDHLDNIISLLEESGISVVSVDEKRYLEHGAVILIGHIVHTDIKDTIDKIDNTGYAEVVDLNLAMPRINRPSSASLKIDAVSKQHMSAAIELLKSIAKEKDLLVIEPIGVN
- a CDS encoding homoserine dehydrogenase, with amino-acid sequence MKTIRASIIGFGAVGQGVAKVLLDKRDYLRGIGIDMKVIAIADSRTAVVDAQGVDLASALSRKKETGAVGSDTISGTEIIRTVDHELVIETTPTNIETGGVGLVNMMAAFERGMDVVTSNKGPLALKYGEVMAAAKSSGSYCRFEATVGGAMPVINLACDVLAGNRMISMEGIFNGTCNYILSRMMEEQAPYEQMLAEAQELGIAEKDPSYDVEGIDTASKLVIVANSIFGMNVSYKDVTVTGITRITPEALSLANADGFAIKLIGEVNDSRINVAPKLVPLSHPLAVGGTLNVFSVQTDLAGPITITGRGAGSIETASAILSDIISIYRN
- a CDS encoding phosphatase PAP2 family protein produces the protein MDILTAVALMTVMAPVVVLLSIIAYFTLMPEEYRLGIRLRDRGTSMNVVSEMLPYLVLVSLVYIFAKSQETITAALGITPTLRLAEIILLLEGSTVSAFQTIASPALTYFSAFIYLFGFSFLLIFTFVALICSGKVSALQEYAIAITVAYVVAFPFQVLAPVKVTGYTLPNVVPLLYQLSPVILEGLRSVDPYFDNCFPSLHAALSIIAMLLVVLRTDLRKYKIVAVLLTIAIQFTIFYLGIHWITDFFGGLLLAAISYAIAVRYRDRIVRTIKAVRNTAHPSSE
- a CDS encoding ATP-dependent DNA ligase encodes the protein MTSFREFAQACKVIEATPGSLEMTSQVAELLKKVSPEELPIVTHFVMGEVFPAWSSQEVGVGAGILYAALARSSGLSVGDIENLVKETGDIGRTAVKALARKSKGQATFSSFLEEAPELSLHEVFERFQAISRSSGKGSQTSKIKNLQYLFNCSGSEEVGYIARLAVEDLRIGVGEGIVRDAIASAFNVPVVSVERAFMLTNDMGLVASTAREGGTEAVEGLGLQLNRPIRMMLAQIAPTIESAIAEVGEAAIEWKFDGARVQIHKDGDRVTLYSRKLEDISSSLPDIAASIRKYVHADSAILDGEAVALDERGHPRAFQDILRRLRRKYEVDSTAKEIPLSINIFDIMYLNGEDLIDLPLIRRREMLENCVENGDSISVDRQVLTSNYEEISVIYTEALKAGHEGIMIKNPQSPYSPGKRGKNWLKKKPVMETLDLVVIGAEWGYGKRTSFMGSFALACHDPRTGRFLPVGKVATGFSDEQLAELTAIFSDLIVMESGIRIELKPQVIFEVAFEEIQKSTNYESGYALRFPRLVNVRDDKSLEDVETLGRLEEMYRLQRERGIGPDTA
- a CDS encoding helix-turn-helix transcriptional regulator → MATVHGVIYEWGTFEPLENVIVEVNSTPPQSMLARYGLYSFNLLPGDYAVSASYYRNSTLIRYTQEEITITGSGDYVIDLILLPAYYDEGLNEAEFTELDELADLAEDESSNSFSYGTLSLLILTALAFAAGTYLLSVRRKASPVLAEDDISPADETIPDINAGYTGLPDDLREMVSVISRNGGRITQKDLRGALKHSEAKVSLMISDLEDRGVVRKFKKGRGNVVFLVHPEENGAERIQPEGTNQNI
- a CDS encoding MFS transporter, with the translated sequence MKGIPQRPEELTASPAKNLDPQLYILSVSKFFKDLGTGMLAFLIPLYIVDLYSPFFGSTPVVVKAGIVATAYGISNSISQPFMGKLSDSLDRRKVFVLAGMAGFTILSFIYANTSRFEYVVFFRFVQGITVGAAVPAILAMITHFSTSRTRGKAIGIYSSLRGLGFGSGPIVAGAVVNYYGFGTAFYVCASLGILSTFLVLFFVRETHGSAEKNVSSGVSVSRDPQFFVLALAMFMMMVGIMIIFAFLPEYKLRLGASELSLSIAVSAYVFARVLFQTPLGIISDRMGRKRMVAYGLLLNVPIVIGLAYAGSITELIILRALQGISMAAVETPVMALAVELTGGRAVSSRVSIITAAQAGGMALGPLLGGLLAGYVSFRTPFYLCAALILLSFFLILAKVKEPGAFKNA